Below is a genomic region from Castanea sativa cultivar Marrone di Chiusa Pesio chromosome 2, ASM4071231v1.
CTCCCAATCAGCTCCTCCACCTGGTTGCCAGATGGATACTTTGCCTTCAAATGCAATGTGGAGGAAACAGTCCCCATGGCATGAAACCATGGTCTTGCCACTATGGCTGTGTATGGAGAATACGCATCCACCACTATGAAGTTAAGCTCCACCACCTCAGACCCAATTTGCACTAGTAGTTTGATCTGCCCCATGGGCATAACTACCTTTCCATCAAAACCTACTAAGGGTGAATCATAACTAGTCAAATCCCCTGgtttttgttaggattagtgcccttaaatcttattttatgatgctatgtatgttattatgtatgacattatgtataccttaatgttgtgattaataaagttgttttattataatctaaaataatggtaacatgaatattcggacattatcatatagtccatgagatgcatagtatataatttatgtgatttagtcacagaagatataagtcacaagttctttgtaaactcataattttagttcatagtcgatgatgaaattgggcgtttcatctgcgaagactataacatatcaactaagatgatttgtcttgatcatggaagtagagacttctagttgatgtgttgatatgttttaagagttaagacatattgaactggaccgctgtgagatttattattctcctaatgactgtcaaataaataataaatctcacgacttctatttacatgaactcttaatcctgagaggataatgaacctaatcatgaagtgtaggttgctttgatatatcataaGTGAGATCTATcttaacggtcaaaaccttagtatgttgggcagccacatttagtgttgatagaacatatattcttcagatggaattcatagtctcttaaggaagatataaaatattcccttgagataagtttaatgggttcaattattcagaaagttaagcctaaccactttagtaaggagttactaaagtatatatttatggaattggatttcataaatatataatgaataactttaaaggattaaaccgggtacttaaggaattaagatatagtaatctacaaagtggcagtgtacattcatgactttgtattactacgaatattttatgaaggggttgcatgtacaataaagtcttgggatataatttataaataagggctaaattacaattatatttatatggtggtattaaatataattaatggtaactttggacttgtcaagagttgacagaaaagcccaaggcccattgaagctagtgtcttattggtcccttttggtcccacttcaagccacacacttaagctcaattggaaaagcccaaaatgttagtccaattagataatcaattagatacaaagggagaaacatataaaattttctgtaggaattttgtaagagaacactattgtgaattggtgtgtgtgagagtgagacactctaacattctcccttgagaactgattg
It encodes:
- the LOC142624796 gene encoding uncharacterized protein LOC142624796, translating into MSVARPPAEDSNSESKKAKVGTQPALSFLEKDKFGTIQPHDDALVVTLRIGGYDVRRVLVDQGFDGKVVMPMGQIKLLVQIGSEVVELNFIVVDAYSPYTAIVARPWFHAMGTVSSTLHLKAKYPSGNQVEELIGS